A genomic window from Sphingobacterium spiritivorum includes:
- a CDS encoding cupin domain-containing protein, whose translation MEQHSPNFQFDNSTEWEDLGQGVRRKVFGYNDELMLVKVKFDKGATGTLHRHPHVQTSFVSEGSFKYSIDGEEKILNKGDACLVPSNALHGCECLEAGELIDSFAPYREDFL comes from the coding sequence ATGGAACAGCATTCACCCAATTTTCAGTTTGACAACAGTACAGAATGGGAAGATCTCGGACAAGGTGTCCGCCGTAAAGTCTTTGGCTACAACGATGAACTGATGCTTGTCAAAGTTAAGTTTGATAAAGGTGCTACAGGTACTTTGCACAGACATCCGCATGTGCAGACTTCTTTTGTAAGCGAAGGTTCATTTAAATACAGTATTGACGGTGAGGAAAAGATCTTGAATAAGGGGGATGCTTGTCTGGTACCATCCAATGCACTGCACGGATGCGAATGTCTGGAGGCGGGTGAACTCATTGACTCATTTGCTCCTTACCGGGAGGATTTTTTATAA